In the genome of Actinomycetota bacterium, one region contains:
- a CDS encoding 30S ribosomal protein S20 → MANIKSQKKRVITNAKAQARNKAVRSSLKTAVKRARQAVEAGDAAVAAEKAAEACKALDVAASKGVIHKNQAANRKSGVMGAVKRMGS, encoded by the coding sequence TTGGCGAACATCAAGAGCCAGAAGAAGCGCGTCATCACCAACGCGAAGGCGCAGGCCCGCAACAAGGCCGTCCGCTCGTCGCTCAAGACCGCGGTCAAGCGCGCGCGCCAGGCCGTCGAGGCCGGGGACGCCGCCGTCGCGGCCGAGAAGGCCGCAGAGGCCTGCAAGGCGCTCGACGTCGCGGCCAGCAAGGGCGTCATCCACAAGAACCAGGCCGCCAACCGCAAGTCCGGCGTCATGGGCGCCGTGAAGCGGATGGGTTCGTAG